In the genome of Delphinus delphis chromosome 15, mDelDel1.2, whole genome shotgun sequence, one region contains:
- the PDIA2 gene encoding protein disulfide-isomerase A2 isoform X1 produces MDGQLLPVLLLLLGASGLWGQGPGPEGPLEEPPEEEPPEEEPPEEDGILVLSRQTLGLALREHPALLVEFYAPWCGHCKALAPEYSKAAALLAAESAKVRLAKVDGPAEPELAEEFAVTKYPTLKFFLDGNHTHPEEYTGPWEAEGIAEWLRRRVGPSATRLEDEEGAQALIDARDVVVIGFFQDLQDKDVATFLALAQDALDMSFGLTNQPQLFQKFGLTKDTVVLFKKYDEGRADFPVDEELGLDQGDLSRFLLTHSMHLVTEFNSQTSRKIFAAGILNHLLLFVNQTLAPHRELLAGFREAAPSFRGQVLFVVVDVGASNDHVLQYFGLKAEEAPTLRFINIETTKKYMPADRGPVTATSVAAFCHAVLGGEVKPYRLSQEVPPDWDQRPVKTLVGKNFEQVAFDETKNVFIKFYAPWCTHCKEMAPAWEALAEKYRDHEDIVIAELDATVNELEALPVHSFPTLKYFPAGPGRKVIEYKGTRDLETFSKFLDSGGELPAEEPTEVPGAPFPVGVSVPRLQVSGGVLWMRDCDMGWAGLRVQLPAGSL; encoded by the exons ATGGACGGCCAGCTCCTGccagtgctgctgctgctgcttgggGCCTCAGGCCTGTGGGGACAGGGGCCAGGGCCCGAGGGTCCCTTGGAGGAGCCCCctgaggaggagcccccagaggagGAGCCCCCGGAGGAGGATGGGATCTTGGTGCTGAGCCGGCAGACCCTTGGCCTGGCCTTGCGGGAGCACCCTGCCCTGCTGGTGGAGTTCT ACGCCCCGTGGTGTGGGCACTGCAAGGCACTGGCCCCTGAGTACAGCAAGGCGGCTGCCCTGCTGGCAGCAGAGTCGGCCAAAGTCAGGCTGGCCAAGGTGGACGGGCCCGCGGAGCCAGAGTTGGCCGAGGAGTTTGCGGTGACAAAGTACCCCACGCTCAAGTTCTTCCTTGACGGGAACCACACGCACCCGGAGGAGTACACTG GCCCCTGGGAGGCCGAGGGCATCGCTGAGTGGCTGAGGCGGCGGGTGGGGCCCAGTGCCACGAGGCTGGAGGATGAGGAGGGCGCTCAAGCGCTGATAGATGCCCGGGATGTGGTGGTCATTGGCTTCTTCCAG GACCTGCAGGACAAGGATGTGGCTACCTTCCTGGCCCTGGCCCAGGATGCCCTGGACATGAGCTTTGGCCTCACCAACCAGCCTCAGCTCTTTCAGAAGTTCGGCCTCACCAAGGACACCGTGGTCCTCTTCAAAAAG TATGACGAGGGGCGGGCAGACTTCCCAGTGGATGAGGAGCTGGGCCTGGACCAAGGGGATCTGTCACGCTTCCTCCTCACACACAGCATGCACCTGGTCACGGAGTTCAACAGCCag ACGTCCCGTAAGATCTTTGCAGCCGGGATCCTTAACCACTTGCTGCTGTTCGTCAACCAGACGCTGGCCCCCCACCGGGAGCTGCTGGCGGGCTTCCGGGAGGCAGCTCCCAGCTTCCGCGGGCAG GTGCTGTTTGTGGTGGTGGATGTGGGTGCCAGCAACGACCATGTGCTCCAGTACTTCGGCCTCAAGGCCGAGGAGGCCCCCACCCTACGCTTCATCAACATTGAGACCACCAAGAAGTACATGCCTGCGGACAGGGGGCCAGTCACCGCCACCTCGGTTGCAGCCTTCTGCCACGCAGTCCTGGGTGGGGAGGTCAAG CCTTATCGCTTGAGCCAGGAGGTCCCCCCCGACTGGGACCAGCGGCCAGTCAAGACCCTCGTGGGCAAGAATTTCGAGCAGGTGGCTTTTGATGAAACCAAGAACGTGTTTATCAAGTTCT ATGCCCCATGGTGCACCCACTGCAAAGAGATGGCCCCGGCCTGGGAGGCACTGGCTGAGAAGTACAGGGACCACGAGGACATCGTCATCGCCGAGCTGGATGCCACGGTCAATGAGCTGGAGGCCCTCCCTGTGCACAGCTTCCCCACCCTCAAGTACTTCCCGGCGGGGCCCGGTCGGAAG GTGATTGAATACAAAGGCACCAGGGACCTGGAGACCTTCTCCAAGTTTCTGGACAGCGGGGGTGAGCTGCCTGCAGAGGAGCCCACGGAGGTGCCCGGAGCCCCCTTCCCGGTGGGTGTCTCTGTCCCAAGGCTCCAGGTCTCTGGAGGAGTCCTCTGGATGCGTGACTGTGacatgggctgggctgggctgagggtgCAGCTTCCAGCTGGGTCTCTATGA
- the PDIA2 gene encoding protein disulfide-isomerase A2 isoform X2, with the protein MDGQLLPVLLLLLGASGLWGQGPGPEGPLEEPPEEEPPEEEPPEEDGILVLSRQTLGLALREHPALLVEFYAPWCGHCKALAPEYSKAAALLAAESAKVRLAKVDGPAEPELAEEFAVTKYPTLKFFLDGNHTHPEEYTGPWEAEGIAEWLRRRVGPSATRLEDEEGAQALIDARDVVVIGFFQDLQDKDVATFLALAQDALDMSFGLTNQPQLFQKFGLTKDTVVLFKKYDEGRADFPVDEELGLDQGDLSRFLLTHSMHLVTEFNSQTSRKIFAAGILNHLLLFVNQTLAPHRELLAGFREAAPSFRGQVLFVVVDVGASNDHVLQYFGLKAEEAPTLRFINIETTKKYMPADRGPVTATSVAAFCHAVLGGEVKPYRLSQEVPPDWDQRPVKTLVGKNFEQVAFDETKNVFIKFYAPWCTHCKEMAPAWEALAEKYRDHEDIVIAELDATVNELEALPVHSFPTLKYFPAGPGRKVIEYKGTRDLETFSKFLDSGGELPAEEPTEVPGAPFPEMPENTTEPKDEL; encoded by the exons ATGGACGGCCAGCTCCTGccagtgctgctgctgctgcttgggGCCTCAGGCCTGTGGGGACAGGGGCCAGGGCCCGAGGGTCCCTTGGAGGAGCCCCctgaggaggagcccccagaggagGAGCCCCCGGAGGAGGATGGGATCTTGGTGCTGAGCCGGCAGACCCTTGGCCTGGCCTTGCGGGAGCACCCTGCCCTGCTGGTGGAGTTCT ACGCCCCGTGGTGTGGGCACTGCAAGGCACTGGCCCCTGAGTACAGCAAGGCGGCTGCCCTGCTGGCAGCAGAGTCGGCCAAAGTCAGGCTGGCCAAGGTGGACGGGCCCGCGGAGCCAGAGTTGGCCGAGGAGTTTGCGGTGACAAAGTACCCCACGCTCAAGTTCTTCCTTGACGGGAACCACACGCACCCGGAGGAGTACACTG GCCCCTGGGAGGCCGAGGGCATCGCTGAGTGGCTGAGGCGGCGGGTGGGGCCCAGTGCCACGAGGCTGGAGGATGAGGAGGGCGCTCAAGCGCTGATAGATGCCCGGGATGTGGTGGTCATTGGCTTCTTCCAG GACCTGCAGGACAAGGATGTGGCTACCTTCCTGGCCCTGGCCCAGGATGCCCTGGACATGAGCTTTGGCCTCACCAACCAGCCTCAGCTCTTTCAGAAGTTCGGCCTCACCAAGGACACCGTGGTCCTCTTCAAAAAG TATGACGAGGGGCGGGCAGACTTCCCAGTGGATGAGGAGCTGGGCCTGGACCAAGGGGATCTGTCACGCTTCCTCCTCACACACAGCATGCACCTGGTCACGGAGTTCAACAGCCag ACGTCCCGTAAGATCTTTGCAGCCGGGATCCTTAACCACTTGCTGCTGTTCGTCAACCAGACGCTGGCCCCCCACCGGGAGCTGCTGGCGGGCTTCCGGGAGGCAGCTCCCAGCTTCCGCGGGCAG GTGCTGTTTGTGGTGGTGGATGTGGGTGCCAGCAACGACCATGTGCTCCAGTACTTCGGCCTCAAGGCCGAGGAGGCCCCCACCCTACGCTTCATCAACATTGAGACCACCAAGAAGTACATGCCTGCGGACAGGGGGCCAGTCACCGCCACCTCGGTTGCAGCCTTCTGCCACGCAGTCCTGGGTGGGGAGGTCAAG CCTTATCGCTTGAGCCAGGAGGTCCCCCCCGACTGGGACCAGCGGCCAGTCAAGACCCTCGTGGGCAAGAATTTCGAGCAGGTGGCTTTTGATGAAACCAAGAACGTGTTTATCAAGTTCT ATGCCCCATGGTGCACCCACTGCAAAGAGATGGCCCCGGCCTGGGAGGCACTGGCTGAGAAGTACAGGGACCACGAGGACATCGTCATCGCCGAGCTGGATGCCACGGTCAATGAGCTGGAGGCCCTCCCTGTGCACAGCTTCCCCACCCTCAAGTACTTCCCGGCGGGGCCCGGTCGGAAG GTGATTGAATACAAAGGCACCAGGGACCTGGAGACCTTCTCCAAGTTTCTGGACAGCGGGGGTGAGCTGCCTGCAGAGGAGCCCACGGAGGTGCCCGGAGCCCCCTTCCCG GAGATGCCAGAAAACACCACGGAGCCCAAAGATGAGCTGTAG
- the ARHGDIG gene encoding rho GDP-dissociation inhibitor 3 has translation MLGLDACELGAQLLELLRLALCARVLLTDKEKGQLPPDEVLDEAVPEYRAPGRKSLLEIQQLDPDDESLVNYKRALLGPEPPAVDPSLPNVQVTSLTLMSEQAPGPITMDLTGELAALKNRVFVLKEGVDYKVKITFKVNKEIVSGLKCLHHTYRQGLRVDKAVYMVGSYGPSAQEYEFVTPLEEAPRGVLVRGAYVVTSFFTDDDRTPHLSWEWGLHICQDWES, from the exons ATGCTGGGCCTGGACGCGTGTGAGCTGGGGGCGCAGCTGCTGGAGCTGCTCCGGCTGGCGCTGTGCGCCCGAG TCCTTCTGACGGACAAGGAGAAGGGGCAGCTGCCGCCAGATGAGGTGCTGGATGAGGCCGTGCCAGAGTACCGGGCCCCGGGGAGGAAAAGCCTCCTGGAGATCCAGCAGCTGGACCCGGACGACGAGAGCCTGGTTAATTACAAGCGGGCGTTGCTGGGGCCTGAGCCGCCTGCCGTGG ACCCAAGCCTGCCCAACGTGCAGGTGACCAGCCTGACACTGATGTCTGAGCAGGCCCCAGGGCCCATCACCATGGACCTCACAG GGGAGTTGGCTGCGCTGAAAAACCGGGTGTTTGTCCTGAAGGAGGGTGTTGATTACAAAGTGAAGATTACCTTCAAG GTCAATAAGGAGATCGTCAGTGGCCTCAAGTGTCTGCATCACACCTACCGCCAGGGCCTGCGAG TGGACAAAGCCGTCTACATGGTGGGCAGCTATGGCCCGAGCGCCCAGGAGTACGAGTTTGTGACTCCGTTAGAGGAAGCGCCCCGGGGCGTGCTGGTGCGGGGTGCCTACGTGGTCACGTCCTTCTTCACCGATGACGACAGGACCCCCCACCTGTCCTGGGAGTGGGGCCTCCACATCTGCCAGGACTGGGAGAGCTGA